In Streptomyces capitiformicae, one genomic interval encodes:
- a CDS encoding hemolysin family protein: MSATLVSGAVALVVVAWLAACAEAGLARVSSFRAEEAVRSGRRGSAKLAQVTADPTRYLNVALLVRVACEMAAAALVVYACLQEFQETWEALAVAIGVMVLVSYVAVGVSPRTIGRQHPLNTATAAAYVLLPLARIMGPIPPLLILIGNALTPGKGFRRGPFASEAELRALVDLAEKESLIEAEERRMVHSVFELGDTLVREVMVPRTDLVAIERYKTIRQALTLALRSGFSRIPVTGENEDDIVGIVYLKDLARKTHISRDAENELVSTAMRPAVFVPDTKNAGALLREMQQERNHVAVVIDEYGGTAGIVTIEDILEEIVGEITDEYDRELPPVQELGEERHRVTARLDITDLGELYGLDAYDDEDVETVGGLLAKALGRVPIAGASSVVELPDGRELRLTAEAAAGRRNKIVTVLVEPIGPTERPEEEAEPE, from the coding sequence ATGAGCGCGACCCTCGTCAGTGGTGCCGTCGCCCTGGTCGTCGTCGCCTGGCTCGCCGCCTGCGCGGAGGCGGGCCTCGCGCGCGTCTCCAGCTTCCGTGCCGAGGAGGCCGTACGGTCCGGGCGGCGCGGCAGCGCCAAGCTCGCGCAGGTCACGGCCGACCCCACCCGATACCTGAACGTCGCGCTCCTTGTGCGGGTGGCCTGTGAGATGGCCGCCGCCGCGCTCGTCGTGTACGCCTGTCTGCAGGAGTTCCAGGAGACCTGGGAGGCGCTGGCCGTCGCCATCGGGGTGATGGTTCTCGTCTCGTATGTGGCCGTCGGGGTCTCGCCCCGCACCATCGGCCGCCAGCACCCCCTGAACACGGCCACGGCTGCGGCGTACGTCCTGTTGCCGCTGGCCCGGATCATGGGTCCGATCCCGCCGCTCCTCATCCTCATCGGTAACGCCCTGACGCCGGGCAAGGGCTTCCGTCGCGGCCCCTTCGCCTCCGAGGCGGAGCTGCGCGCGCTGGTGGACCTCGCCGAGAAGGAGTCGCTGATCGAGGCCGAGGAGCGCCGTATGGTGCACTCGGTGTTCGAGCTGGGCGACACCCTCGTACGCGAGGTGATGGTGCCGCGCACGGACCTGGTCGCCATCGAGCGCTACAAGACCATCCGCCAGGCCCTCACCCTCGCCCTGCGGTCCGGTTTCTCGCGCATCCCCGTCACGGGAGAGAACGAGGACGACATCGTCGGGATCGTGTACCTGAAGGACCTGGCCCGCAAGACGCACATCAGCCGGGACGCCGAGAACGAACTGGTGTCCACGGCCATGCGTCCCGCCGTCTTCGTCCCCGACACCAAGAACGCCGGTGCCCTGCTCCGCGAGATGCAGCAGGAGCGCAACCACGTCGCCGTCGTCATCGACGAGTACGGGGGCACCGCCGGCATCGTCACGATCGAGGACATCCTGGAGGAGATCGTCGGCGAGATCACCGACGAGTACGACCGTGAACTGCCGCCGGTGCAGGAGCTGGGCGAGGAGCGCCACCGGGTCACCGCCCGTCTCGACATCACCGACCTCGGCGAGCTGTACGGTCTGGATGCCTACGACGACGAGGACGTGGAGACCGTGGGCGGACTGCTGGCGAAAGCGTTGGGCCGGGTGCCCATCGCCGGTGCTTCGTCGGTCGTCGAGCTCCCGGACGGGCGTGAGCTGCGGCTGACGGCGGAGGCCGCGGCCGGCCGCCGCAACAAGATCGTCACGGTCCTGGTGGAGCCGATCGGTCCCACCGAGCGCCCGGAGGAGGAGGCGGAGCCGGAGTGA
- a CDS encoding MmcQ/YjbR family DNA-binding protein, translated as MTPQALRAFCLSFNEAVEDFPFRPEISVFKVLGKMFALSWMDERPLKVNLKCDPEDGIRLRGEYEGLIAPGYHMNKRHWNTVTVEGELPDRLVRELIEDSYDLVVAGLPRAERLRLDRP; from the coding sequence GTGACACCGCAGGCACTGCGGGCGTTCTGCCTGTCCTTCAACGAGGCCGTCGAGGACTTCCCGTTCCGCCCGGAGATCTCCGTCTTCAAGGTCCTCGGCAAGATGTTCGCCCTGAGCTGGATGGACGAGCGGCCCCTGAAGGTCAACCTCAAGTGCGACCCCGAGGACGGCATCCGGCTGCGCGGGGAGTACGAAGGCCTGATCGCCCCCGGCTATCACATGAACAAGCGCCACTGGAACACGGTGACCGTCGAGGGCGAGCTCCCGGACCGGCTGGTCCGGGAGCTCATCGAGGACTCGTACGACCTGGTCGTGGCCGGTCTACCGCGAGCCGAGCGGCTGCGTCTCGACCGTCCCTGA
- a CDS encoding cytidine/deoxycytidylate deaminase family protein, with translation MTDSSVIDPEDRKIVTLARSARARNGVPEGAAVRDETGRTYVAGTVALDSLRLSALRTAVAMAVASGAKSLEAAAVVTDAETVSDEDRAAVRDLGGPGTPVLVAGPDGTVRATVTAG, from the coding sequence ATGACCGACAGCAGCGTGATCGACCCCGAGGACCGCAAGATCGTCACCCTGGCCCGTTCCGCGCGGGCCCGCAACGGTGTGCCCGAGGGCGCGGCCGTACGCGACGAGACGGGCCGTACGTACGTCGCCGGGACCGTGGCCCTGGACTCCCTGCGGCTCAGCGCGCTGCGCACCGCGGTCGCCATGGCGGTGGCCTCCGGCGCCAAGTCCCTGGAGGCGGCGGCCGTCGTGACCGACGCGGAGACCGTCTCCGACGAGGACCGGGCAGCCGTACGGGACCTCGGCGGGCCCGGGACGCCGGTTCTGGTGGCGGGACCGGACGGGACGGTACGTGCGACGGTGACGGCGGGCTGA
- a CDS encoding oxidoreductase — protein sequence MLTYDELTGPERELWDAFPEGRRVDLRSGSPEEDRVAGGGEWGPERTVRAAVIAALLLGSNAAQRPGAVGSLSLAGARISGRLDLAGARIEHPLWLEECWFEQEVNLYGAETRTVAIMSSRVPRLEAGASRIGGRLDLHGTQVEAGPPSSPFHRASTALSLVNAHVAGGIMLNRARLIAPDGWAMAAGGLVVEGGLFCRRGFVADGEVRLLGAQLPGGLFLQGARLERPGPHGVTLALDNAVAQTVDCSGGFVSNGTVRLRGAQITDNLTFEDAVLEGTPDGGEGTGPALVAMLMQAADFDFALARRPTGAVDLRGAQVSYLHEGAHSWPEVVELDGFVYGSIKTAEADGERREAVSGPAAVTRRVEWIRRSPGYSPQPYEQLAAWYRKVGHDDDARRVLLAKQRHRRRTLSPTARVWGHLLDATVGYGYRPWLAGVWLLTLTLLGTLVFRAHTPAPVKPGEGAPFQPLVYTLDLLVPIGGLGQRTAWYWTDPTPQWLAYALIAFGWILTTAVIAGVTRTLQKN from the coding sequence GTGCTCACTTACGACGAGTTGACGGGGCCGGAGCGTGAGCTGTGGGACGCGTTCCCGGAAGGGCGGCGGGTCGATCTACGGTCGGGGTCGCCGGAGGAGGACCGGGTCGCCGGGGGCGGGGAGTGGGGGCCTGAGCGAACGGTGCGGGCGGCGGTGATCGCGGCGCTGCTGCTCGGCTCCAACGCCGCCCAGCGGCCCGGCGCGGTCGGCTCGCTCTCTCTCGCCGGGGCACGGATCTCCGGCCGTCTCGACCTGGCCGGCGCCCGGATCGAGCATCCCCTCTGGCTGGAGGAGTGCTGGTTCGAGCAGGAGGTGAACCTCTACGGCGCGGAGACTCGAACAGTCGCGATCATGAGCAGCCGGGTGCCCAGGCTGGAGGCCGGGGCGAGCCGGATCGGGGGACGTCTCGACCTGCACGGCACCCAGGTGGAAGCGGGGCCGCCCTCTTCCCCCTTCCACCGTGCGAGCACCGCCCTGTCGCTCGTCAACGCCCATGTGGCCGGCGGCATCATGCTGAACAGGGCCCGGCTGATCGCCCCCGACGGGTGGGCGATGGCCGCCGGTGGCCTGGTCGTCGAAGGAGGCCTCTTCTGCCGGCGTGGATTCGTCGCCGACGGTGAAGTCCGGCTGCTGGGCGCCCAGTTGCCCGGCGGACTGTTCCTGCAGGGGGCCCGCCTGGAACGGCCGGGCCCGCACGGGGTGACCCTCGCCCTGGACAACGCCGTCGCCCAGACGGTCGACTGCTCCGGCGGATTCGTCTCGAACGGCACCGTCCGCCTGCGCGGCGCCCAGATCACGGACAACCTGACCTTCGAGGACGCCGTCCTGGAGGGAACCCCCGACGGCGGCGAGGGCACCGGCCCCGCCCTGGTAGCCATGCTCATGCAGGCCGCCGACTTCGACTTCGCCCTGGCCCGGCGGCCGACCGGCGCGGTGGATCTGCGGGGCGCTCAGGTGTCGTACCTCCACGAGGGCGCACACAGCTGGCCGGAGGTCGTGGAACTGGACGGCTTCGTCTACGGCTCGATCAAGACAGCGGAGGCGGACGGTGAGCGTCGGGAAGCGGTGAGCGGTCCGGCGGCCGTGACCCGCCGCGTCGAGTGGATACGGCGCAGTCCGGGCTACAGCCCGCAGCCGTACGAGCAGTTGGCGGCCTGGTACCGCAAGGTCGGGCACGACGACGACGCCCGCCGGGTGCTCCTGGCCAAGCAACGCCACCGGCGCCGCACCCTCTCCCCGACGGCCCGCGTCTGGGGCCACCTCCTCGACGCGACCGTCGGCTACGGCTACCGCCCCTGGCTGGCCGGCGTCTGGCTCCTCACCCTGACGCTGCTGGGCACCCTCGTCTTCCGCGCCCACACCCCCGCCCCGGTGAAACCGGGCGAGGGTGCCCCCTTCCAGCCCCTCGTCTACACCCTCGACCTCCTCGTCCCCATCGGCGGCCTGGGGCAACGCACGGCCTGGTACTGGACCGACCCCACGCCCCAGTGGCTGGCCTACGCCCTGATCGCCTTCGGCTGGATCCTGACCACGGCGGTCATCGCGGGGGTGACGCGCACGCTGCAGAAGAACTGA
- a CDS encoding P-II family nitrogen regulator, with protein sequence MKLITAIVKPYRLDEVKTALQELGVHGLTVTEASGYGRQRGHTEVYRGAEYQVDLVPKIRIEIVVEDAESDDVIDAIVKAAQTGKIGDGKVWALPVETVVRVRTGERGPDAL encoded by the coding sequence ATGAAGCTCATCACCGCGATCGTCAAGCCGTACCGCCTCGACGAGGTCAAGACCGCCCTCCAAGAGCTGGGCGTCCACGGTCTGACCGTCACCGAGGCCAGCGGATACGGCCGGCAGCGCGGCCATACCGAGGTGTACCGCGGCGCCGAGTACCAGGTCGACCTCGTCCCCAAGATCCGTATCGAGATCGTCGTCGAGGACGCGGAGTCCGACGACGTCATCGACGCGATCGTGAAGGCGGCCCAGACCGGGAAGATCGGCGACGGCAAGGTGTGGGCGCTGCCGGTGGAGACGGTGGTGCGGGTCCGGACCGGTGAGCGAGGGCCGGACGCGCTCTGA
- the era gene encoding GTPase Era codes for MGAMSVRTPSSEQPAEAVHRAGFACFVGRPNAGKSTLTNALVGQKVAITANQPQTTRHTVRGIVHRPDAQLILVDTPGLHKPRTLLGERLNDVVRTTWAEVDVIGFCLPANEKLGPGDRFIAKELASIKKTPKIAIVTKTDLVDSKRLAEQLIAIDQLGKELGFEWAEIVPVSAVGDKQVDLLADLLVPLLPEGPALYPEGDLTDEPEQVMIAELIREAALEGVRDELPHSIAVVVEEMLPREDRPADKPLLDIHAFVYIERPSQKGIIIGPKGKRLKEVGIKSRKQIEALLGTPVFLDLHVKVAKDWQRDPRQLRKLGF; via the coding sequence ATGGGCGCCATGAGCGTTCGTACACCGTCATCCGAGCAGCCGGCTGAAGCCGTCCACCGCGCCGGCTTCGCCTGCTTCGTGGGCCGCCCCAACGCGGGCAAGTCCACCCTCACGAACGCTCTGGTCGGCCAGAAGGTGGCGATCACCGCGAACCAGCCGCAGACGACGCGGCACACGGTCCGGGGCATCGTGCACCGCCCCGACGCCCAGCTGATCCTGGTGGACACCCCCGGCCTGCACAAACCGCGCACGCTGCTGGGCGAACGCCTGAACGACGTCGTACGCACCACCTGGGCCGAGGTCGACGTGATCGGCTTCTGTCTGCCGGCGAACGAGAAGCTCGGCCCCGGCGACCGTTTCATCGCGAAGGAACTGGCGTCCATCAAGAAGACGCCGAAGATCGCGATCGTCACGAAGACCGACCTCGTCGACAGCAAGCGGCTCGCCGAGCAGCTCATCGCCATCGACCAGCTCGGCAAGGAGCTCGGCTTCGAGTGGGCCGAGATCGTGCCCGTCTCGGCGGTCGGCGACAAGCAGGTGGACCTGCTGGCCGACCTGCTCGTCCCCCTCCTCCCGGAGGGCCCGGCCCTCTACCCCGAGGGCGACCTCACCGACGAGCCCGAGCAGGTCATGATCGCCGAGCTGATCCGCGAGGCCGCGCTGGAGGGCGTACGCGACGAGCTCCCGCACTCCATCGCCGTCGTCGTCGAGGAGATGCTCCCCCGCGAGGACCGCCCCGCCGACAAGCCCCTCCTCGACATCCACGCCTTCGTCTACATCGAGCGCCCCAGCCAGAAGGGGATCATCATCGGCCCCAAGGGCAAGCGTCTGAAGGAGGTCGGCATCAAGTCCCGCAAGCAGATCGAGGCGCTGCTGGGTACGCCGGTCTTCCTCGACCTGCATGTGAAGGTGGCGAAGGACTGGCAGCGGGATCCTCGGCAGTTGCGGAAGT